Genomic DNA from Peribacillus simplex:
TAAGGATATGGTAACCCGATGTCCGCCTCATTTCTTTTTTATATGTTACATGTTTTAACAATTACTTAGTGCCTTCGCGGTGTTTTTCCTTAACTGCGCCTAAAAGAGTGATAGTTTAACGAATCGTTTATTGCAGGAAACAACGAGGAGGATAAACATGAAGAAAATTTTATTAACGATCCTAACGGCTTCTGTATTCATTCTAGGAGTATGCATGCCAACAAAAGGCGAAGCCGCTGCTTTGGATCGCACACTTTCATTTGGAATGAGTAATAGTGATGTAAAAGTATTACAAGAATTATTACTGACAAAAGGGGTCTTTCCCTATCACGAAGCAACAGGTTACTACGGACCGATTACAAAAGAATCCGTAAAGAAGTATCAGGAAAAATCAGGACTGAAAGTCGATGGAATAGCAGGAACTCAAACGAATCAGAAAATACAGGTACTAAAAAGCGGGGATATGGGAAGACCTGTAGCTGAACTGCAAAGGTTATTGAAAGCCTGGGACGTTTACACATCAACGATCGATGGCATTTATGGAACAGGTACAAAGCAAGCCGTCATCAACTTTCAAAAGCAAAAGGGATTATCGGCTGATGGAATAGCCGGTGCACGGACCCTCAGTAAATTAAAAGAAAGAGCAAGTTCAGCAAGCTCTGCCGTTAAAGAAATAACGGTTACAAGTACAGCATATACAGCGAGCTGCGAGGGATGCTCAGGAACTACAAGAATGGGCGTTGACCTTAAAAAATATGATGATGCCAAACTGATAGCAGTCGATCCGAACGTGATTCCGCTAGGATCCATCGTTGAAGTTGAGGGCTATGGACAAGCAATTGCTGCAGATACGGGCGGCGCGATCAAAGGAAACAGAATCGATGTATTCATCGCGGGTGAAGCGGATGCTTTAACGTGGGGAAGAAAGCAAGTGAACGTGAAGATTATTAGATGATGCGTGACATACACATCATTTTCATATAAAACTAGATACATAACCAAACCGAAAGAGCATGTATTGAATCGATTCATGCTCTTTTGGTCTGTTCAAACCATTTTGTACATGATGATATCATCGGCGTATTCACGTTCGCTCATCTTGAATTCCTTTATTTTACGGCCCTCTTCAACAAACCCCAGCCTTTTATACAATGATATTGCCCGATGATTTGTTGAAAAAACTCCCAAGCTCACCTTTTCAATGAACGGATTGGCTTCTGCCCATTCCAATAATGCTTTAATAAGCTCTTTTCCAATCCCCATCCCTCTGTAATTTTTTCTGATCATCACCCCAAATGAGCCCTTGTGAGACATTCTCTTCCTATTTTCCGATTGAAATCCTATCCACCCAATCACTTCACCATTTATTTCGGCCACGATGATGGTTTCTCGTTCATTTTCCAATAACCTTCGGATCCAATCTCTTTGTTGTGCTGGTGTTTTATTGAACTCCTCCGATACCGCAATAAAATACTCTCCTTCGGAAATAACGGAATTCTGTACATCCAAAACCGCTTCCGCATCTTCCAATTCACCTGTCCGAATCAGATATGCAAGTCCATTATTTTTCATCTCTGACATTCCAATCCCCCTTAATGAACCATGTTCGGATCGAAGTGAACAATAGGACGGCTTTCAATGATTCTTTGTTCGATACTTTTGACGGTTTTGAATAATTGACCATCCGCATTCTTCAAATCATACTTTTTATGAAAAAAATTATATAACGTTAGATCCCTTAACTTTAAAAATAGAGGAATCGCTTCGTATTCCTCAGGTGCCAGGATATTTTCCGTTTCATAGCCTTTTATGAATTCCCTCATGAACTTGGCGGCATATTCATCGAGCCCTTTTATCCCTTCACGTTCCAAACTCCATATCAAATAGTACAGAGGTATGGCCAAATCGCTGGCAAACCAGTGATAAGAACAGTCATCAAAGTCAAAAACATGAATCTTCCCCTCATGAAAATGGAAATTGCCGTTATGTATATCAGAATGGATCAATCCAAAATTATCTTGATGAACTGGAAGGGCATTTAATTTCTTCTTGATTAATTCTTGTTGGTGCATCAATTGCTCTGGAACATCGGATTGGTAGAGTTCGGCATTCAATAGTTCCTCTTCATGCCAATCCAGCCTTTTAAATTTTGTTTCAGGCTGATAATTTTTAGTTTGTTTATGCATTTGGCCAATCGTTCTTCCCCATTCAAAAAATAAAGGTCCATCGAAACTTTCATCGGTGACTTTCATCCTTACACCAGGAGCTTTTTCAAACAGGCAACAATAAAATTCCGTACCATCCGAACCCTTTACAATTTCAACTAAGTTATTTTCTTTCGAAGAGAGAACTTTAGGAATTTCACTACTATTATTCTGTAAATATTCAATCCACTTTAATTCAGCAAGCACTTGACCTTTTGTACGATGCGATTGATGTGTCATTCTTAAGATGTATGGCGTTCCATCCCTGTAAACCTCAAATACATAGTTCTCTGCATCTCCAAGTTTAACCGGGTCCACAGCATTCACTTGAAAAAGATGCCCAGCCAATTTCACCAATTCATTAGAAAAAATCCGCTCTACCGACGCTTCCATGATCTTCACTCCTTAATGATATTGCCAAAAAAATAAGGCTGTTTTCGCATACTTTGTTTCGATTTAACAAGTAATGAGGTGTGGTTGATTTCCCCTCCAGATGCACGCTTTCCGAGGGAGCAGCGGGAGTCTCGCACTTGCGCTCCAATCAACCTTAAATCGTTTCGTTTTAAAAACAACAATCTTTACGAAAACAGCCATTAATAAAAACGATTTATACTATGCTTTATACGATACCAAAATGCCTTTTCCCTTTATTTGTATATTATTTTTTTATTATCTTGGACTCTGCTCCCATCACCAATCTTAAATGAATCCATATTTTTCATAGGATTCTTTGTGGCGAGTACAAAGGAAAACTAATGTTTGGTATACTATGCTTATTATCATTAGGGAGCGTGTTCTAT
This window encodes:
- a CDS encoding peptidoglycan-binding protein, with the translated sequence MKKILLTILTASVFILGVCMPTKGEAAALDRTLSFGMSNSDVKVLQELLLTKGVFPYHEATGYYGPITKESVKKYQEKSGLKVDGIAGTQTNQKIQVLKSGDMGRPVAELQRLLKAWDVYTSTIDGIYGTGTKQAVINFQKQKGLSADGIAGARTLSKLKERASSASSAVKEITVTSTAYTASCEGCSGTTRMGVDLKKYDDAKLIAVDPNVIPLGSIVEVEGYGQAIAADTGGAIKGNRIDVFIAGEADALTWGRKQVNVKIIR
- a CDS encoding GNAT family N-acetyltransferase, with the translated sequence MSEMKNNGLAYLIRTGELEDAEAVLDVQNSVISEGEYFIAVSEEFNKTPAQQRDWIRRLLENERETIIVAEINGEVIGWIGFQSENRKRMSHKGSFGVMIRKNYRGMGIGKELIKALLEWAEANPFIEKVSLGVFSTNHRAISLYKRLGFVEEGRKIKEFKMSEREYADDIIMYKMV
- a CDS encoding phosphotransferase enzyme family protein, with the protein product MEASVERIFSNELVKLAGHLFQVNAVDPVKLGDAENYVFEVYRDGTPYILRMTHQSHRTKGQVLAELKWIEYLQNNSSEIPKVLSSKENNLVEIVKGSDGTEFYCCLFEKAPGVRMKVTDESFDGPLFFEWGRTIGQMHKQTKNYQPETKFKRLDWHEEELLNAELYQSDVPEQLMHQQELIKKKLNALPVHQDNFGLIHSDIHNGNFHFHEGKIHVFDFDDCSYHWFASDLAIPLYYLIWSLEREGIKGLDEYAAKFMREFIKGYETENILAPEEYEAIPLFLKLRDLTLYNFFHKKYDLKNADGQLFKTVKSIEQRIIESRPIVHFDPNMVH